Below is a window of Kiritimatiellia bacterium DNA.
TCCTGAATGGGGATTCGAGACATGCCCTCGGCCCCGGCCCCGATGGTGTACACCTTGATGCCCAGCGCCTTCGCGGCGAGCGCCGCGTTTAGCGGCGCGATGGTCCCCGTGTTGTTTACGCCGTCGGTAAGAGCGATGATGATGCGGCTCTTCGCAGGGCTTTCGCGCAAACGATTAAGCCCTGTCGCGATGCCGTCGCCGATTGCCGTTGCGTTTCCGAGTTCGCCCTCTCGCAGCCGCTCCAATTGGGCCAGAAGCCATCCATGATCCAGGGTCAACGGCGCAATCGTGTACGGGAGCGCTCCAAAGGCGACGAGGCCGATGCGGTCATTTTTTCTTGATCGGATGAATCGTTCGGCCACGCGCTTGGCAGCCTCCAGACGGTTGAATTCACGCCCGTTCTCCTCATAGTCGAGAGCCGCCATGGAAGGTGAGACGTCGATGACGAGCACGATGTCGATCCCCTCGGTCAGTACACGTTCCTGACCAAGCATTCGTTGAGGGCGCGCGAGCGCGAGGACGATCAGCGTGAGTGCCACACCAAAAAGTATCGGCAAGATTGGACGCAAGTGGACGCCCAGCCCGCCGCCGATGCCCGTCAGTCGGCCGACAGCGGGGTGGCGGATGGCCGCACGCAGGGACCGCAGTCCGTAGCGCAGGTAGAGCACGACTGGCAGAAGCAAAAGCAACGCAAAGAAAATGGGGTAGCGGAAGATCATGGCTGAGTGGGCGCCACCTGAGGGTGATCGCTTCGAGGCATCGTTTCGGTCACCAGCCGTTCGGCGGATAGGAGGGCCGATTCGATCTCCTGGGCGCCGGGCCGATGTCGCGCGAATTTGACCAGGTCGCTCTGTTCAAGAAAGTCAGCGATCAACTGCCGGTGCTCGAGGGCGAGAGCGGTCGAATCCGCTGCCGCCCGAATGAATTCTTCGGTCGTTTGCTCGGGCGCATGAAGCCCAAAAGCTTCCTCCACATACCGGCGAACGATGGCGGACAAATCAACGTAGAAGTCTTCGACGGCTTCGCCCTCTGGAATGCCTTTTGCGCGCAGCGAGCGAATGGCGGCAAGGGCAATTTCATGGGGTGGAATCCTCCGCGCCGGGGGCGGTGGTTTACGGGGCCGGCGCAGCGCGATGGCTATCAGCGCTGTTGCCAGGGCAATTCCGGCAACCAACGCGATCCCGATGGCCAGCCGTTTCCATCTCGGGTCAGACCATCTCTCAAGTCCCTCGATGTCGGCGGGCTCGTGTTGAGTTTCCGAAAGAGTTGGGCGAACAACCAGATTCAAGAAGGGCACTGGACGCTCAACACGCTTTCCGCCAGCTTCAGTCACTGCGACGATGCCTGTCCAGACCACATGGGATCCGGTCCGCAGGGGCAAAATTTCCCATTCGTAAGCCGATCCGACTTCCGACTTCACGGACCGGGATGATCGAACCACTAATGCGGGTAGGTTGCCAGGGGTGGACCAGGATACGTTGGTTCCGAGGATCGCTGCCCGGAGGAATACCGGGCGTCCGATCACCGTCTCCTTCTCGCTCAGTTGGACGACCAGTGGTTGATCTTCAGTGGGAGAGGGCAGGTCGTGGCGCTGGCAACCGCCGAGCGTTAGCGCGGGAATAACCGCCAAAGGAATCATCCATGGGCGTCTCATGGGGCTAGACGGCTTTCGCGCATTTTGAAAAAGCGGATAAGTTCGCCCACGTAGGGCTGCCCTGCCTGCAAATCAATGAGATCCACGCCAGAAGACCGCAGCATCTTTTCAATGTTTGACCGCTGGGTCTGTCGTCGCCGCGAAAGAGCTGCCCGAACGTGGCGATCGCTCGTGTCGATGAGTTGGCGACGGCCGGATTCGGGGTCGACCCATTCCATCACGCCGGCGCTCAGCCAATCGTATTCGGCACGGTCTTCGATGCGGATGGCAATGACATCGTGCCGACGAGCGGCGGCGGCAAGCGGTCGTGAAAACT
It encodes the following:
- a CDS encoding VWA domain-containing protein — protein: MIFRYPIFFALLLLLPVVLYLRYGLRSLRAAIRHPAVGRLTGIGGGLGVHLRPILPILFGVALTLIVLALARPQRMLGQERVLTEGIDIVLVIDVSPSMAALDYEENGREFNRLEAAKRVAERFIRSRKNDRIGLVAFGALPYTIAPLTLDHGWLLAQLERLREGELGNATAIGDGIATGLNRLRESPAKSRIIIALTDGVNNTGTIAPLNAALAAKALGIKVYTIGAGAEGMSRIPIQDPFGNVRYVWERSDVDVATLQRVAEITGASFFRATDMEALNRTFEEIDRMEKTEIEVEHFVRWDERFQPFLAAAILLLIAEQALGLWRLERFP